The nucleotide sequence TCCTGTTCGGATTGTCAATGATATTTTGGAGAGGATCAATATAGACCCGCTGCTAAAAGCCTACAGCAAAGAGGGAAATCCCAGCTATCATCCCGTGATGATGCTCAAAGTGATGGTTTTTGCCTATATGAACAACATTTATTCCTCCCGGAAAATCGAAAAAGCACTTCGCGAAAACATCAACTTTATGTGGCTCTCCAATATGAGCATCGTGGATCATAATACCGTGAACAGATTTCGGGCTCACAAGCTTGAAGCGGCTTTCAAAGATATTTTCTCGCAAGTGGTTTTGCTTCTTGCCGAAGAAGGTTTGGTAAGTTTGAAACAGGTTTTTGTGGACGGAACGAAAATCGAAGCACAGGCAAACCGCTACACTTTTGTGTGGGCCAATGCCATTAAAACCAACAAAGAAAAGATGCTCCGCCAATTGGAAGATCTTTGGAAATATGCCCAAAGCGTGGCAAGGGAAGAGGACAAAGACCCTGAACCGCCGGAATTTAAAGAAATCAGCAAAGAAAAAATTCAGCAAACGGTAGAAAATATCAATGCCAAATTAAAAGGCGGCAACGGTAAAACTGATTCCGACAAAAAAGCTAAAGCCAAGCTGAATTACATTAAAAATAATTTTGAGAAAAACCTCGATAAATACGAAGCTCAGGAGGCTATTTTGGCAGAGAGGAATTCCTACAGCAAGACGGATGAAGACGCCACTTTTATGAGGCTAAAGGATGACCATATGCAAAACGGACAGCTCAAACCGGCCTATAATGCACAGATTTCTACCGAGAATCAGTTTATTGTAAATTACACGATCCATCAAGAGACCAACGACTTCAATACCCTGAAGCGTCATTTGGAGAATTTTGAGAAATTGTTCGGCAAAAAAAAACTCGGAGAATTGGAAGAACTCACTGCCGATGCGGGCTACGGAAGCGAGGAAAATTATGAATTATTGGAACAAAAAAACATTATTCCATTTGTAAAGTACAACACCTTCGATAAAGAGCAAAATGCCCATTATCAGGCGAAACACAAGACTTTCAGCAAAGAACACCTGCACTACAATCAGGAAAAAGATTATTACGTCTGTGCGATGGGTCAAAAGATGGAAAAAACGCACGTAAGCACTCGGAAAACCAAGACCGGTTATCCTCAAAAACTCTCCCATTATCAGGCTAAAAATTGTGATGGATGCCCAATCAGAGGCGTTTGCCACAGTTCCAAAGAAAACCGGAGCATTGAGCGAAACCATCATTTGGAAGATTACAAAGAAAAAATCCGGGAACTATTAAACAGCCAAGAAGGCATTAAAAAAAGAAAACAACGGTCAATTGAAGTAGAACCTGTGTTTGCACACCTGAAACATTGCAACAATTTTAAGCGATTCACACT is from Epilithonimonas vandammei and encodes:
- a CDS encoding IS1182 family transposase, with protein sequence MNFKHYNQNQLVLFPYSFEELIPDNHPVRIVNDILERINIDPLLKAYSKEGNPSYHPVMMLKVMVFAYMNNIYSSRKIEKALRENINFMWLSNMSIVDHNTVNRFRAHKLEAAFKDIFSQVVLLLAEEGLVSLKQVFVDGTKIEAQANRYTFVWANAIKTNKEKMLRQLEDLWKYAQSVAREEDKDPEPPEFKEISKEKIQQTVENINAKLKGGNGKTDSDKKAKAKLNYIKNNFEKNLDKYEAQEAILAERNSYSKTDEDATFMRLKDDHMQNGQLKPAYNAQISTENQFIVNYTIHQETNDFNTLKRHLENFEKLFGKKKLGELEELTADAGYGSEENYELLEQKNIIPFVKYNTFDKEQNAHYQAKHKTFSKEHLHYNQEKDYYVCAMGQKMEKTHVSTRKTKTGYPQKLSHYQAKNCDGCPIRGVCHSSKENRSIERNHHLEDYKEKIRELLNSQEGIKKRKQRSIEVEPVFAHLKHCNNFKRFTLRGLKKVELEFGLHALAHNLRKKVA